One window of the Anabaena sphaerica FACHB-251 genome contains the following:
- a CDS encoding glycoside hydrolase family protein: MTTELILNANEALKLGSQGAKVEQLQQILTALNLNPGKIDGDFGNKTLAAVKQFQQKQGLEADGVVGAKTQRSLNNALNNNLNNTLKQPIQNLNSGFYGGISGNLPLAGVTLIKEFEGLCLKAYPDPKTGNKPITIGWGTTRKKDGSEWKLGETITKEEAEDLLMMQLEKNYLPSLQKIPVWNELNANQQGALLSFGYNLGANFYGKPGFQSITRVLENKQWDQIEETFIKYRNPGSKVEAGLRRRRLAEAKLFLKPIAES, from the coding sequence ATGACCACCGAATTAATTCTCAATGCCAATGAAGCCCTCAAACTAGGATCACAAGGGGCAAAAGTTGAGCAGTTGCAACAAATATTAACAGCACTCAACTTAAATCCAGGTAAGATAGATGGTGATTTTGGTAACAAGACTTTAGCAGCTGTGAAACAGTTTCAACAAAAACAAGGACTTGAGGCTGATGGAGTGGTGGGAGCAAAAACTCAGAGGTCTTTAAATAATGCTCTTAATAATAATCTAAATAATACTTTAAAGCAGCCTATTCAAAACTTAAATTCTGGTTTTTACGGTGGTATATCTGGGAACCTTCCCCTTGCAGGAGTTACCCTGATTAAAGAATTTGAAGGCTTATGTTTAAAAGCTTATCCTGATCCTAAAACTGGTAATAAACCTATAACCATTGGTTGGGGAACTACTCGCAAAAAAGATGGTAGTGAGTGGAAATTAGGTGAAACAATTACCAAGGAAGAAGCAGAAGATTTATTGATGATGCAGCTAGAGAAAAACTATCTGCCATCTCTGCAAAAAATTCCTGTATGGAATGAGTTAAATGCTAACCAACAGGGTGCTTTATTAAGTTTTGGTTACAACTTAGGTGCTAATTTCTATGGGAAGCCTGGTTTTCAAAGCATCACGAGAGTCTTAGAAAATAAGCAGTGGGATCAAATTGAAGAGACGTTTATTAAATACAGAAACCCTGGTAGCAAGGTGGAAGCAGGGTTAAGACGGAGGAGACTGGCAGAGGCTAAACTGTTTTTGAAGCCCATAGCTGAGTCCTGA
- the glyS gene encoding glycine--tRNA ligase subunit beta, with the protein MPAFLLEVGTEELPASFLSNAIVQWRSRIPQTLEANNLKAESVEVYGTPRRLAVLITGLPSQQPDKEEEIKGPPAQAAFKDGQPTPAAVGFAKKQGVELSAFEIRPTEKGDFVFINKKTPGRPVAEILTELVPQWVWGLEGKRLMRWGSGDGRFSRPIRWLVALLDGDVLPLELKNGEKIVKSDSISQAHRVLHPEPVSISHATEYVNTLRSGYVIVSPEERESIITEQVKKAAKEAGGSTVFYPDLLKEVINLVEYPSAVVGKFEPEFLELPTEVITEVMVTHQRYFPVFKDGYQQELLPNFITISNGNPEKSDIIAVGNERVVRARLADGRFFYESDRAKPLESFLPQLETVTFQEDLGSVRAKVDRIVKIAEIISEQLHLEEEQHQKVQRAALLCKADLVTQMVFEFPELQGIMGEKYALVSGEDLEVARAIMEHYWPVRTIKKEDLTAENDIPDGLLPLTLAGKIVALADKLDTLVCIFGLGLIPTGSSDPFALRRAANGLIQIIWLAIITENGRVIKEGGLKLNLSQLLEQIATNFATTFNKDAKSLIVTLGEFFLQRIRTLLQEEKQIDYDLVNAVLGENDPEYTERALQDLLDVRDRALYLQQIRNDGTLDKIYETVNRSTRLAAQGDLDFQQLEPTAVVNPELFQKSSESAFYNALVELVPQTQTAQQTRNYQLLIAALEKIAPSVSKFFDGEDSVLVMDSNPDIKRNRLNLLGLLRNHARVLADFGAIVKNL; encoded by the coding sequence ATGCCTGCGTTTTTATTAGAAGTTGGTACAGAAGAACTACCCGCAAGCTTTCTGAGTAATGCCATAGTACAATGGCGATCGCGCATTCCGCAAACTCTGGAAGCTAACAACCTCAAAGCGGAAAGCGTAGAAGTTTATGGAACTCCCCGACGGTTAGCAGTTCTCATCACTGGTTTACCATCCCAGCAACCAGACAAAGAAGAAGAAATTAAAGGACCTCCCGCACAAGCAGCTTTTAAAGATGGTCAACCCACACCCGCAGCAGTTGGGTTTGCTAAAAAACAAGGTGTGGAACTGTCAGCTTTTGAAATTCGACCGACGGAAAAGGGTGATTTTGTCTTTATCAACAAAAAGACTCCCGGCCGACCAGTTGCAGAAATTTTGACGGAACTTGTACCTCAGTGGGTTTGGGGTTTGGAAGGAAAGCGGTTGATGCGGTGGGGAAGTGGAGATGGTAGGTTTTCCCGTCCTATTCGCTGGTTGGTTGCGTTGTTAGATGGGGATGTTTTACCTTTAGAATTAAAGAATGGTGAGAAGATAGTTAAGAGCGATAGCATTTCTCAAGCACATCGCGTTTTACATCCTGAACCTGTAAGCATTTCCCACGCGACAGAATATGTAAATACTCTCCGTTCTGGTTATGTAATTGTTTCACCAGAAGAACGGGAAAGCATAATCACTGAACAAGTGAAGAAAGCTGCAAAAGAGGCTGGTGGCTCTACAGTATTTTACCCTGACTTGTTAAAAGAAGTCATCAATCTTGTTGAATATCCATCCGCAGTTGTTGGCAAGTTTGAACCAGAGTTTTTGGAATTACCTACAGAAGTAATTACAGAAGTTATGGTAACTCACCAGCGATATTTTCCTGTGTTTAAAGATGGTTATCAGCAAGAATTATTACCCAATTTCATCACTATTTCTAACGGCAACCCTGAAAAATCAGATATCATTGCTGTTGGTAACGAAAGAGTAGTTCGTGCTAGGTTAGCAGATGGTAGATTTTTCTATGAATCTGATAGAGCAAAACCTTTAGAAAGCTTTTTACCCCAACTAGAAACCGTCACATTTCAAGAAGATTTAGGTTCTGTCCGCGCCAAGGTAGATCGCATTGTTAAAATTGCAGAAATAATCAGTGAGCAATTGCATTTAGAAGAAGAACAGCACCAAAAAGTCCAAAGAGCAGCTTTATTGTGTAAAGCAGATTTGGTAACTCAAATGGTGTTTGAGTTTCCTGAATTGCAAGGAATAATGGGAGAAAAATATGCTTTAGTAAGTGGTGAAGATCTCGAAGTTGCAAGGGCAATAATGGAACATTATTGGCCAGTTAGAACAATTAAAAAAGAGGATTTAACAGCAGAAAATGACATCCCAGATGGCTTATTACCCTTAACTCTGGCTGGTAAAATTGTAGCGTTAGCAGACAAATTAGATACCTTAGTCTGTATATTTGGCTTGGGCTTAATACCTACAGGTTCTTCTGATCCTTTTGCGTTAAGACGTGCAGCTAATGGATTAATTCAAATTATTTGGTTAGCGATTATTACTGAAAATGGAAGAGTTATCAAAGAAGGAGGATTAAAACTTAATTTATCCCAGCTATTAGAACAAATAGCTACAAATTTCGCCACCACATTTAATAAAGATGCAAAATCTTTAATTGTGACATTGGGAGAATTTTTCTTACAAAGGATTCGCACCTTATTACAAGAAGAAAAGCAGATAGATTATGACTTGGTAAATGCGGTTTTGGGAGAAAATGATCCAGAATACACAGAACGAGCATTACAGGATTTATTAGATGTACGCGATCGCGCTCTTTATTTACAACAAATCCGCAACGATGGTACATTAGATAAAATCTACGAAACCGTCAACCGTTCTACCCGTCTGGCTGCACAAGGTGATTTAGACTTCCAGCAGTTAGAACCAACAGCGGTAGTTAATCCCGAACTATTCCAAAAATCTTCTGAGTCAGCATTCTACAACGCCTTAGTAGAATTAGTTCCTCAAACCCAAACCGCGCAACAAACACGCAACTATCAACTGTTAATAGCCGCCCTAGAAAAAATTGCTCCTAGCGTGAGTAAATTCTTTGATGGTGAAGATAGCGTGTTAGTCATGGATTCTAATCCAGATATTAAGCGAAATCGGTTAAATTTGCTGGGATTACTTCGTAATCATGCTCGTGTTTTAGCTGACTTTGGGGCAATTGTTAAAAATCTGTAG